A region from the Engraulis encrasicolus isolate BLACKSEA-1 chromosome 18, IST_EnEncr_1.0, whole genome shotgun sequence genome encodes:
- the LOC134469013 gene encoding galectin-3-like produces MGQTINLTAMTPLTPDQTLEVSGIIPAKAKYITLGLGKNMNDLAFYMEVRFEKNELVFNTREDCNWGKEIVKANPFVEGGRFEVRVDYTEHNFVAIINGKETTIPNKKKIYKTEMVLLNCDLILQGFNVKPTH; encoded by the exons ATG GGTCAGACTATCAACTTGACCGCTATGACTCCTCTGACACCAGACCAAACCCTAGAGGTCTCAGGAATCATCCCTGCCAAAGCCAAGTA CATTACATTGGGACTGGGCAAAAACATGAACGATTTGGCATTCTACATGGAGGTGCGCTTCGAGAAGAATGAGCTGGTCTTTAACACCAGAGAGGATTGCAACTGGGGCAAAGAAATCGTGAAGGCCAACCCCTTTGTTGAGGGTGGCAGGTTTGAG GTGCGAGTGGACTACACTGAGCACAACTTCGTTGCCATAATTAATGGCAAAGAGACTACCATCCCAAACAAGAAGAAAATCTACAAGACAGAGATGGTGTTGTTAAATTGCGACCTTATCCTCCAGGGCTTCAATGTGAAACCTACCCATTAG